In Methanococcoides sp. LMO-2, a single window of DNA contains:
- a CDS encoding glycoside hydrolase family 57 protein: protein MRSVCMYFQLHQPYRLKWFWPDDSKGFERYFDVAINRNIFEKVASKCYVPATTLLADLVEQHEGDFKFSVSITGTLLSQCEKWNPDVLDIFQRLADSKCVEFLDETNYHSLAGLFDSKDEFREEVKTHHDITSELLGVKPQIFRNTELLYNNSVAEAVSSMGYKAILTEGVDQLLQSRSPNHVYKAKDCDIAVLMRNYKMSDDIGYRFSARWWEEYPLTADKWACWASREQGDCLNIFMDYETFGEHQWADTGIFDFMRALPDEVLSKNIEFNTPSEVVDRYGPVGEIDVGDFNTISWADMERDTSAWLGNDMQRRCFEEAKGLGPYVKRTKDPELINIWKHLLTSDHYYYMSTKWLGDGDVHSYFSIHNSPYDAAINFMAVFLDFKSCVFRKLAEMDE, encoded by the coding sequence ATGAGATCCGTTTGTATGTACTTCCAGCTTCATCAGCCGTATCGTTTGAAGTGGTTCTGGCCTGATGACTCGAAAGGATTTGAAAGGTATTTCGATGTTGCAATAAACAGGAACATTTTTGAAAAGGTAGCCAGCAAGTGCTACGTTCCGGCAACAACCCTTCTGGCAGATCTCGTTGAACAGCATGAAGGCGACTTCAAGTTCAGTGTTTCAATAACCGGCACTCTCCTGAGCCAGTGTGAGAAATGGAATCCTGATGTCCTGGACATCTTCCAGCGGCTTGCTGACTCAAAATGTGTGGAATTCCTCGATGAGACCAATTACCATTCCCTTGCAGGTCTTTTTGATAGCAAGGACGAGTTCAGGGAAGAAGTAAAGACCCATCATGATATCACTTCAGAACTGCTTGGTGTAAAGCCACAGATCTTCAGGAACACGGAACTTCTTTACAATAATAGTGTAGCAGAGGCAGTTTCATCCATGGGCTACAAGGCTATACTTACAGAAGGTGTTGACCAGCTTCTGCAATCACGCTCACCAAATCATGTCTACAAGGCAAAGGATTGCGATATAGCCGTCCTTATGAGGAACTACAAGATGAGCGATGACATTGGCTATCGTTTCTCAGCCAGATGGTGGGAAGAGTATCCACTGACCGCTGACAAGTGGGCCTGCTGGGCTTCCAGAGAGCAAGGTGATTGCCTGAACATCTTCATGGATTACGAGACCTTCGGTGAACACCAGTGGGCGGATACAGGTATCTTTGATTTCATGAGGGCTCTGCCGGATGAGGTTCTTAGCAAGAACATTGAGTTCAACACTCCCTCCGAGGTAGTTGACAGATATGGGCCAGTAGGCGAGATCGATGTTGGTGACTTTAACACCATCTCCTGGGCAGATATGGAGAGGGATACAAGTGCATGGCTGGGCAACGATATGCAACGCAGGTGCTTCGAAGAAGCAAAGGGGCTTGGACCTTACGTGAAGCGAACAAAAGACCCGGAGCTTATCAACATATGGAAGCATCTCCTCACATCCGACCACTATTACTACATGAGTACCAAATGGCTGGGTGACGGTGATGTTCATTCATATTTCAGCATCCATAATTCCCCTTACGATGCAGCAATCAATTTCATGGCAGTTTTCCTGGATTTCAAGTCATGTGTTTTCAGGAAGCTGGCTGAAATGGATGAGTAA
- a CDS encoding glycoside hydrolase family 57 protein, which translates to MQSVCICSEVHLPCVLKWYWPSEGYRSPQFDTYFDQPQIFSALERSLPQMLSTNEALLDSIDNGAKYTFDISGIFLDQCKWNPAIIESFQELKDRGAGFASSPYYHSVSSLFPDSKEFREQVSMHRNKIRDIFDINPSTFINSELILTKDLSNLLKEMKFKCLISEGSDNLLYGNDPNHVYDNHIPTLLRHISLSEDIELRFSDQKWISYPLIADKFASWIANMEGDVTTLHFKYSSILSHQQSRSDVLQFLMDLPESLERYGISMVTPEEALKSFKTKELPSIMNKSTSRYGMHNLVGNHPQHLYMHELVGIGKMLESIKDSPEYDKMNCIYRYLQQSEILLEMGSDNNNQGYEKAVNTFSVLSDFKRALLEVKA; encoded by the coding sequence ATGCAGTCAGTTTGCATTTGTTCGGAAGTTCACCTTCCCTGTGTACTAAAATGGTACTGGCCATCCGAAGGTTATCGTTCTCCGCAGTTTGATACCTATTTTGATCAGCCCCAGATATTCTCTGCTCTGGAAAGAAGCCTGCCTCAGATGCTAAGCACGAATGAAGCTTTGCTGGATTCCATCGATAATGGTGCGAAATATACCTTTGACATATCCGGTATATTCCTGGACCAGTGCAAATGGAATCCCGCTATTATAGAATCATTCCAGGAACTAAAGGACAGGGGTGCAGGTTTTGCATCTTCCCCTTATTATCATTCCGTATCGTCCCTTTTCCCTGACAGTAAGGAATTCAGGGAACAGGTTTCAATGCATCGCAACAAGATCCGCGATATCTTTGATATTAATCCCAGTACTTTCATCAATTCGGAGCTGATACTGACAAAGGATCTTAGCAATCTCCTTAAAGAGATGAAATTCAAGTGCCTGATCTCAGAAGGCTCGGATAACCTGTTGTACGGCAATGATCCAAACCATGTCTACGATAATCATATTCCGACTCTGCTGCGCCACATCTCCCTGAGCGAGGATATTGAATTACGTTTTTCAGACCAGAAATGGATCAGCTATCCTCTGATAGCTGATAAATTCGCTTCATGGATAGCTAATATGGAAGGGGATGTGACCACATTGCATTTCAAATACAGCTCTATCCTTTCCCATCAGCAAAGCAGAAGCGATGTACTTCAGTTCCTGATGGACCTTCCTGAAAGTTTAGAGAGATATGGTATTTCAATGGTAACGCCTGAAGAAGCATTGAAGAGCTTCAAGACAAAAGAACTACCTTCCATTATGAACAAGTCAACCTCACGTTACGGGATGCACAACCTGGTGGGGAATCACCCCCAGCACCTGTACATGCATGAGCTGGTAGGTATCGGAAAGATGCTTGAGTCCATAAAGGATTCTCCTGAATACGATAAGATGAACTGCATTTACCGGTACCTGCAACAAAGTGAGATACTGCTGGAAATGGGTTCTGACAACAACAATCAGGGTTATGAAAAGGCGGTCAATACGTTCTCTGTTCTTTCGGACTTTAAGCGTGCATTACTGGAGGTGAAGGCATGA
- a CDS encoding glycosyltransferase family 4 protein: MGKKLNIGMFSWESLHSVKVGGIAPHVSELGEALAEMGHSVHIFTRNSGLETHEMVNGVHYHRVDHSLDGGIVHQMDSMCDAMYSRFLDVTKEYGDFDVLHVHDWHPFNVVSRIKYEFGIPFLMTYHSTEWGRNGNVHGNWWEAEEISHREWKAGYESTRVISTSQQLTDEIKFLYQIPHDKISIIPNGIFHGKMKKDVDPGEVKKRLGIHPLAPVVLFIGRMSYQKGPDMLVEAVPEVKSHRWDTQFVFIGEGEMRPHCEHIASSGKCTECCHFLGYVDDERAKDWLNACDIMCIPSRNEPFGIVVLEGWDAERTIVATDAVQIIDNFVDGILVYKNPESIAWGIKYALDDLSNGSMREAGKELIDTKYNWHKIAEQTSEAYLDVLGE; this comes from the coding sequence ATGGGGAAAAAATTAAACATCGGGATGTTTTCCTGGGAAAGTCTGCACTCGGTAAAAGTGGGTGGTATAGCTCCACACGTTTCCGAACTTGGTGAAGCTCTTGCTGAAATGGGGCATTCGGTCCACATATTTACAAGGAATTCAGGACTTGAAACTCACGAGATGGTCAATGGTGTCCATTACCACAGGGTGGATCATTCTCTTGACGGAGGCATCGTTCATCAAATGGATAGCATGTGTGATGCAATGTACTCGAGGTTCCTTGATGTTACCAAGGAATATGGTGATTTTGATGTATTGCATGTCCACGACTGGCACCCTTTCAATGTTGTCTCAAGGATCAAGTACGAGTTTGGCATTCCTTTTTTGATGACATACCACAGTACCGAATGGGGTCGCAACGGTAACGTGCATGGTAACTGGTGGGAGGCCGAAGAGATATCCCACAGGGAATGGAAGGCAGGCTATGAGTCCACCAGGGTCATATCCACTTCCCAGCAACTTACGGACGAGATCAAGTTCCTGTACCAGATCCCTCATGACAAGATTTCTATCATTCCAAACGGGATCTTCCATGGGAAAATGAAGAAGGATGTTGATCCAGGAGAAGTAAAAAAGAGATTAGGTATTCATCCTCTTGCACCTGTTGTCCTTTTCATAGGACGAATGAGCTACCAGAAAGGTCCTGATATGCTTGTTGAGGCTGTTCCTGAAGTAAAATCTCACCGCTGGGATACCCAGTTCGTCTTCATAGGTGAAGGCGAGATGCGTCCTCACTGTGAACATATTGCAAGTTCAGGTAAGTGTACCGAATGCTGCCATTTCCTTGGTTATGTGGATGATGAGAGGGCTAAGGACTGGTTAAATGCCTGTGATATCATGTGTATCCCGAGCAGGAACGAGCCTTTCGGAATAGTTGTCCTTGAGGGCTGGGATGCTGAAAGGACCATCGTCGCAACAGATGCTGTGCAGATAATAGACAATTTTGTCGATGGTATTCTTGTCTACAAGAACCCGGAATCGATCGCATGGGGCATAAAATATGCACTTGATGACCTTTCCAACGGCAGCATGAGGGAAGCAGGCAAAGAGCTTATCGATACCAAGTACAACTGGCACAAGATCGCGGAACAAACAAGTGAAGCGTACCTTGATGTTCTTGGAGAGTAA
- a CDS encoding DUF4931 domain-containing protein → MSEIRKHYFLEEYCLIAPGRSKRPSVFKAEKNEGTSNRCVFCAGEEDKTPLATAVYKDGKILKEEEGSRISGWDMRCIPNLYPALSPDAGEVSSVSDTLPGYGYHEVIVETPSHEKVIPDFSDDEMSLLMKVYRDQVVYYESLDRIEYVSLFKNWGEKAGASLAHTHSQLIALPVIPPVLVEEMNAIGSLSKCPYCEVIEKESNSERLIYENKHFIVIAPYCSMIPYEMWVLPKMHIHHISVFDNEQLVSLGNAIRSALSGLLDNIGEIPYNYMFYQLKDEPGYHFNLKIQPVTTKAAGFEKNTGIYINTMPPETAAKYLQGKFED, encoded by the coding sequence ATGTCAGAGATACGTAAGCACTACTTTCTGGAAGAATATTGCCTGATAGCACCGGGAAGAAGCAAAAGACCTTCGGTTTTCAAAGCAGAAAAGAATGAAGGTACATCTAACAGATGCGTCTTTTGCGCAGGGGAAGAGGACAAAACACCTCTTGCAACTGCAGTCTATAAAGACGGTAAAATACTGAAGGAAGAAGAGGGTTCAAGAATAAGTGGATGGGATATGCGCTGTATACCCAATCTTTATCCTGCTCTTTCTCCGGATGCAGGTGAGGTCAGTTCCGTATCTGACACACTTCCGGGATATGGGTATCACGAAGTGATAGTTGAAACCCCGTCTCATGAGAAGGTCATACCTGACTTTTCCGATGATGAGATGTCACTGCTCATGAAGGTCTACCGTGACCAGGTAGTTTACTATGAGTCTCTTGACAGGATAGAATATGTTTCACTCTTCAAGAACTGGGGAGAAAAAGCAGGTGCATCCCTGGCACACACTCATTCCCAGCTGATAGCCCTGCCGGTGATACCCCCGGTATTAGTTGAAGAGATGAATGCAATAGGATCCCTTTCAAAATGTCCTTATTGTGAGGTCATTGAAAAAGAAAGCAACAGTGAGAGATTGATCTATGAGAATAAGCATTTCATTGTCATAGCTCCTTATTGTTCGATGATCCCATACGAGATGTGGGTACTTCCTAAGATGCACATACATCATATCTCAGTTTTTGATAACGAACAGCTAGTTTCTCTTGGTAATGCAATACGTTCTGCCCTGTCAGGCCTGCTGGATAATATCGGTGAGATACCCTACAATTACATGTTCTATCAATTGAAGGATGAACCGGGATATCACTTCAACTTAAAGATTCAGCCGGTTACAACTAAGGCAGCTGGTTTTGAAAAGAATACCGGCATATACATTAACACAATGCCTCCGGAGACGGCTGCAAAATATCTTCAGGGGAAGTTTGAGGATTGA
- a CDS encoding glycosyltransferase, which translates to MFERRCIIIAGEEAGPKSNKMGGIWNVIDAEVKNLAQMLEDGIIEEESIPRIFVACPYYGYSGSDWNKGLNRITDMSEFDELVPDENLSLIIEKLQEKGIELIVGSKKVEQVEIIYLMFKTNDFCRTIVEFNGKHTCLENKVKAEAYDLIGLDSLSYEDMGNRTEYTHYLNLSYAISEFVHTLVDLRKEKAMAYEDELISEFASSLIPSWHVSLHCHEFGVFYAIARLKKIGVPINSVATYHATIPGRVAGHLSIRKIRDNDKEWGAGVPKNMATLESLSEYADVVTAVGDSTKKEIKLFYDIDSIIVRNGIDLETGDINELLDKKNKCRTKIQELTAEKLYKTHNGLKLLPEKIIPIFSISRIEVENKGYPDLLDSLVLLDRMVKIEVEAGRLDENYRVVCFIVTAHGPKANPPENFPIMLNEEVLIGEEMRIQNMIESRKLECSRLSGGSRYVSAILYPQWLSKSDGGFNMSVDEFMAGCVAGIFPSRYEPFLLTGLEAGKEATPSIVSKVCGFSDALKTVKRLVMGMGGVLVVDNIDQAYLETIADYALTLDYFIDTYTDDKTKYNFLCQEANLLAQDMNWQEPTRQYYEMLTGTKLKNEN; encoded by the coding sequence GTGTTCGAACGTAGGTGTATTATTATTGCCGGCGAAGAAGCTGGTCCAAAGTCCAATAAGATGGGCGGTATATGGAATGTCATTGATGCGGAAGTAAAGAATCTTGCTCAGATGCTTGAGGACGGGATCATTGAGGAGGAATCAATTCCAAGGATCTTTGTTGCATGTCCCTATTATGGATATAGTGGCTCGGACTGGAACAAGGGCCTCAACCGTATAACTGACATGAGCGAGTTCGATGAGCTTGTTCCCGATGAGAATCTTTCACTTATCATTGAAAAGCTCCAGGAAAAAGGCATCGAATTGATCGTCGGATCAAAAAAGGTGGAACAGGTCGAAATAATTTATCTGATGTTTAAGACCAATGATTTCTGCAGGACCATAGTTGAATTCAATGGGAAGCACACCTGTCTGGAGAATAAAGTAAAGGCAGAAGCCTACGATCTTATCGGACTAGACTCTCTTTCATATGAGGATATGGGTAACAGGACAGAATATACACATTACCTTAATCTTTCCTACGCCATTTCCGAATTCGTTCATACCCTTGTGGATCTCCGTAAAGAAAAAGCGATGGCCTATGAGGATGAATTGATATCTGAATTTGCCAGTTCCCTTATACCATCATGGCACGTTTCATTACATTGCCATGAGTTCGGTGTATTCTATGCAATTGCAAGGCTAAAGAAGATCGGAGTTCCAATCAATTCAGTAGCAACTTATCATGCGACAATCCCCGGAAGGGTTGCAGGCCACCTCTCCATCAGGAAGATACGTGACAATGATAAAGAATGGGGTGCAGGTGTTCCGAAGAATATGGCTACCCTTGAGTCGTTGTCCGAATATGCAGATGTTGTAACTGCAGTTGGGGATTCCACTAAAAAAGAGATCAAGTTGTTCTATGACATTGATTCCATTATCGTAAGGAACGGTATCGATCTTGAGACCGGAGACATTAATGAACTTCTGGATAAAAAGAACAAATGCCGTACCAAGATCCAGGAATTAACTGCCGAAAAGCTTTACAAAACCCACAATGGTTTGAAGCTTCTACCGGAGAAGATCATTCCTATCTTTTCAATATCAAGGATCGAAGTTGAAAATAAAGGCTATCCGGATCTGCTGGACTCGCTTGTTCTTCTCGACAGGATGGTTAAGATCGAAGTAGAGGCCGGTCGACTTGATGAGAACTACAGGGTAGTTTGTTTTATCGTAACAGCCCATGGCCCGAAGGCCAATCCACCTGAAAATTTCCCGATCATGCTCAATGAAGAGGTGCTTATCGGCGAGGAGATGCGTATCCAGAACATGATCGAGAGCAGAAAACTTGAATGTTCCAGGCTTTCCGGCGGTAGCAGGTATGTGTCCGCGATTCTTTATCCCCAGTGGTTATCTAAGAGCGATGGCGGTTTCAATATGAGCGTTGATGAGTTCATGGCGGGCTGTGTTGCCGGTATTTTCCCGTCACGATATGAGCCGTTCCTGCTCACCGGTCTTGAGGCCGGGAAGGAAGCCACTCCCAGTATTGTGAGCAAGGTCTGTGGTTTCAGTGATGCACTTAAAACGGTCAAGCGTTTGGTGATGGGAATGGGCGGGGTGCTGGTAGTTGACAATATCGATCAGGCCTATCTTGAAACGATAGCAGATTACGCGCTTACTCTGGACTATTTCATAGACACTTACACTGATGATAAGACCAAGTACAATTTCCTCTGCCAGGAAGCAAATCTCCTTGCACAGGACATGAACTGGCAGGAGCCTACCAGGCAATACTATGAGATGCTTACAGGTACAAAGCTAAAAAATGAAAACTAA